Proteins found in one Macaca nemestrina isolate mMacNem1 chromosome 4, mMacNem.hap1, whole genome shotgun sequence genomic segment:
- the LOC105476633 gene encoding interferon regulatory factor 5 isoform X1 produces MNQSIPGAPTPPRRVRLKPWLVAQVNSCQYPGLQWVNGEKKLFYIPWRHATRHGPSQDGDNTIFKAWAKETGKYTEGVDEADPAKWKANLRCALNKSRDFRLFYDGPRDMPPQPYKIYEVCSNGPAPTDSQPPEDYSFGAGEEEEEEEEELQRMLPSLSLTDAVQSGPHMAPYSLLKDDVKWPPTLQPPVVLGPPAPDPRPLAPPPGNPAGFRELFPEVLEPGPLAASLPPASEQLLPDLLISPHMLPLTDLEIKFQYRGRPPRALTISNPHGCRLFYSQLEATQEQVELFGPISLEQVRFPSPEDIPSDKQRFYTNQLLDVLDRGLILQLQGQDLYAIRLCQCKVFWSGPCASAHDSCPNPIQREVKTKLFSLEHFLNELILFQKGQTNAPPPFEIFFCFGEEWPDRKPREKKLITVQVVPVAARLLLEMFSGELSWSADSIRLQISNPDLKDHMVEQFKELHHIWQSQQRLQPVAQAPPGAGLGAGQGPWPMHPAGMQ; encoded by the exons ATGAACCAGTCCATCCCAGGTGCTCCCACCCCGCCCCGCCGCGTGCGGCTGAAGCCCTGGCTGGTGGCCCAGGTGAACAGCTGCCAGTACCCAGGGCTTCAATGGGTCAACGgggaaaagaaattattctacATCCCCTGGAGGCATGCCACGAGGCATGGTCCCAGCCAGGACGGAGATAACACCATCTTCAAG GCCTGGGCCAAGGAGACTGGGAAATACACTGAAGGCGTGGATGAAGCTGATCCGGCCAAATGGAAGGCCAACTTGCGCTGTGCCCTTAACAAGAGCCGGGACTTCCGCCTCTTCTACGACGGGCCCCGGGACATGCCACCTCAGCCCTACAAGATCTACGAGGTCTGCTCCAATGGCCCTGCTCCCACAG ACTCCCAGCCCCCTGAGGATTACTCCTTTGgtgcaggagaggaggaggaggaggaagaggaagag CTGCAGAGGATGTTGCCAAGCCTGAGCCTCACAG ATGCAGTGCAGTCTGGCCCCCACATGGCACCCTATTCTTTACTCAAAGATGATGTCAAGTGGCCGCCCACTCTGCAGCCGCCCGTGGTGCTGGGTCCCCCTGCTCCAGACCCCAGACCCCTGGCTCCTCCTCCTGGCAACCCTGCTGGCTTCAGGGAGCTTTTCCCTGAGGTCCTGGAGCCTGGGCCCCTGGCTGCCAGCCTGCCCCCTGCAAGCGAACAGCTCCTGCCTGACCTGCTGATCAGCCCCCACATGCTGCCTC TGACTGACCTGGAGATCAAGTTTCAGTACCGGGGGCGGCCACCCCGGGCCCTCACTATCAGCAACCCCCATGGCTGCCGGCTCTTCTACAGCCAGCTGGAGGCCACCCAGGAGCAGGTGGAACTCTTTGGCCCCATAAGCCTGGAGCAAGTGCGCTTCCCCAGCCCTGAGGACATCCCCAGCGACAAGCAGCGCTTCTACACGAACCAGCTGCTGGATGTCCTGGACCGCGGGCTCATCCTCCAGTTACAGGGCCAGGACCTGTATGCCATCCGCCTGTGTCAGTGCAAGGTGTTCTGGAGTGGGCCTTGTGCTTCAGCCCATGACTCATGCCCCAACCCCATCCAGCGGGAGGTCAAGACCAAGCTCTTCAGCCTGGAGCATTTTCTCAATG AGCTCATCCTGTTCCAGAAGGGCCAGACCAACGCCCCACCACCCTTCGAGATCTTCTTCTGCTTCGGGGAAGAATGGCCTGACCGCAAACCCCGAGAGAAGAAGCTCATTACTGTACAG GTAGTGCCTGTAGCAGCTCGATTGCTGCTGGAGATGTTCTCAGGGGAGCTATCTTGGTCAGCTGATAGTATCCGGCTACAGATCTCAAACCCAGACCTCAAAGACCACATGGTGGAGCAGTTCAAGGAGCTCCATCACATCTGGCAGTCCCAGCAGCGGTTGCAGCCTGTGGCCCAGGCCCCTCCTGGGGCAGGCCTCGGTGCTGGCCAGGGGCCCTGGCCCATGCACCCAGCTGGCATGCAGTAA
- the LOC105476633 gene encoding interferon regulatory factor 5 isoform X2 → MNQSIPGAPTPPRRVRLKPWLVAQVNSCQYPGLQWVNGEKKLFYIPWRHATRHGPSQDGDNTIFKAWAKETGKYTEGVDEADPAKWKANLRCALNKSRDFRLFYDGPRDMPPQPYKIYEVCSNGPAPTDSQPPEDYSFGAGEEEEEEEEELQRMLPSLSLTDAVQSGPHMAPYSLLKDDVKWPPTLQPPVVLGPPAPDPRPLAPPPGNPAGFRELFPEVLEPGPLAASLPPASEQLLPDLLISPHMLPLTDLEIKFQYRGRPPRALTISNPHGCRLFYSQLEATQEQVELFGPISLEQVRFPSPEDIPSDKQRFYTNQLLDVLDRGLILQLQGQDLYAIRLCQCKVFWSGPCASAHDSCPNPIQREVKTKLFSLEHFLNEGPDQRPTTLRDLLLLRGRMA, encoded by the exons ATGAACCAGTCCATCCCAGGTGCTCCCACCCCGCCCCGCCGCGTGCGGCTGAAGCCCTGGCTGGTGGCCCAGGTGAACAGCTGCCAGTACCCAGGGCTTCAATGGGTCAACGgggaaaagaaattattctacATCCCCTGGAGGCATGCCACGAGGCATGGTCCCAGCCAGGACGGAGATAACACCATCTTCAAG GCCTGGGCCAAGGAGACTGGGAAATACACTGAAGGCGTGGATGAAGCTGATCCGGCCAAATGGAAGGCCAACTTGCGCTGTGCCCTTAACAAGAGCCGGGACTTCCGCCTCTTCTACGACGGGCCCCGGGACATGCCACCTCAGCCCTACAAGATCTACGAGGTCTGCTCCAATGGCCCTGCTCCCACAG ACTCCCAGCCCCCTGAGGATTACTCCTTTGgtgcaggagaggaggaggaggaggaagaggaagag CTGCAGAGGATGTTGCCAAGCCTGAGCCTCACAG ATGCAGTGCAGTCTGGCCCCCACATGGCACCCTATTCTTTACTCAAAGATGATGTCAAGTGGCCGCCCACTCTGCAGCCGCCCGTGGTGCTGGGTCCCCCTGCTCCAGACCCCAGACCCCTGGCTCCTCCTCCTGGCAACCCTGCTGGCTTCAGGGAGCTTTTCCCTGAGGTCCTGGAGCCTGGGCCCCTGGCTGCCAGCCTGCCCCCTGCAAGCGAACAGCTCCTGCCTGACCTGCTGATCAGCCCCCACATGCTGCCTC TGACTGACCTGGAGATCAAGTTTCAGTACCGGGGGCGGCCACCCCGGGCCCTCACTATCAGCAACCCCCATGGCTGCCGGCTCTTCTACAGCCAGCTGGAGGCCACCCAGGAGCAGGTGGAACTCTTTGGCCCCATAAGCCTGGAGCAAGTGCGCTTCCCCAGCCCTGAGGACATCCCCAGCGACAAGCAGCGCTTCTACACGAACCAGCTGCTGGATGTCCTGGACCGCGGGCTCATCCTCCAGTTACAGGGCCAGGACCTGTATGCCATCCGCCTGTGTCAGTGCAAGGTGTTCTGGAGTGGGCCTTGTGCTTCAGCCCATGACTCATGCCCCAACCCCATCCAGCGGGAGGTCAAGACCAAGCTCTTCAGCCTGGAGCATTTTCTCAATG AAGGGCCAGACCAACGCCCCACCACCCTTCGAGATCTTCTTCTGCTTCGGGGAAGAATGGCCTGA